A genomic segment from Aegilops tauschii subsp. strangulata cultivar AL8/78 chromosome 1, Aet v6.0, whole genome shotgun sequence encodes:
- the LOC141028985 gene encoding uncharacterized protein: MAQLCWRWCTPTTQRLERIIKMYEEWLKEEKNKFVSLDLEYTRKSSYRRRGVAVMQLAMREHVLVYHYCRSERCQALVEFLQRKAITFASVDTRSDKIILARAWIRISDEHHVSIQRQFCIKGGGERDSMAGLAVAIIDSSYKNMKKSFPSKKHKFWENPLSTLHLEYAAKDGLA, from the exons ATGGCACAACTGTGCTGgaggtggtgtacaccaacgacccaaAGACTGGAGCGAATCATCAAAATGTACGAGGAATGGCTAAAGGAGGAGAAGAACAAGTTTGTCAGCCTCGACCTCGAGTACACACGTAAGAGTAGTTACAGACGCCGAGGGGTCGCTGTCATGCAACTTGCCATGCGCGAGCATGTCCTCGTGTACCACTATTGCAGGTCCGAGCGCTGCCAAGCGTTGGTTGAGTTCCTGCAACGCAAAGCGATAACTTTCGCTAGCGTCGACACCAGGAGCGACAAGATCATACTTGCCCGTGCATGGATCAGAATTTCAGACGAGCACCACGTCAGCATCCAGAGGCAGTTCTGTATCAAGGGTGGTGGAGAAAGGGACTCCATGGCTGGCCTTGCAGTAGCAATCATCGACTCCTCCTACAAGAACATGAAGAAATCATTCCCAAGCAAAAAGCACAAATTCTGGGAGAATCCGCTTTCAACGCTGCACCTCGAGTACGCAGCAAAAGACGG ACTGGCGTGA
- the LOC109755816 gene encoding DNA topoisomerase 2 isoform X2 has product MAQDFVGTNNINLLQPKGQYGTRSKGRKHSAKSRYVSTGLSDMTEKVFPKEDEVHLNYLKQNGNEVEPEWYVPIVPMILINGCSGVGTGWKTSVPMYNPLDVANVMRQLINDPFLEKMWSPLVPWYRGFKGTIDRAERDDLFISSGVIQKVDNTFRITELPIGYTIAGYKKILQSMLNNKDKVDANKPGDIIIEKISVDGDAKNVDITVTLTEENMQKTDGHDPLILFKLTTNIWTNNMHLYNSDGKFTYYATPLKIAQEFYKVRFSHYEKRKEAIVKRLMMQIKQQENKIKFINGFQSGEYILTGKKNEDQMLEFLKENGI; this is encoded by the exons ATGGCCCAAGACTTTGTGGGAACCAATAATATCAACCTTTTGCAGCCCAAGGGCCAATATGGCACAAGAAGCAAG GGCAGGAAACATTCCGCTAAGAGTAGGTATGTTTCCACGGGTTTGTCAGATATGACAGAGAAAGTGTTCCCAAAAGAAGATGAGGTCCATCTTAATTATTTGAAACAGAATGGAAATGAAGTGGAACCTGAGTG GTATGTTCCAATAGTACCTATGATCTTGATCAATGGATGTTCGGGCGTTGGTACTGGTTGGAAGACCTCTGTCCCGATGTATAATCCACTCGATGTTGCCAATGTTATGAGACAGTTAATAAATGATccttttttggaaaaaatgtggAGCCCATTGGTTCCTTGGTACAGGGGATTCAAG GGCACAATTGACAGGGCTGAGAGAGATGATTTATTTATCAGCAGTGGTGTTATACAAAAGGTTGATAATACATTTAGAATTACCGAGCTGCCTATTGGCTACACCATTGCAGGTTATAAAAAAATCCTTCAATCTATGTTGAACAATAAGGACAAGGTCGATGCAAATAAACCGGGCGACATAATAATTGAG AAAATATCTGTTGATGGAGATGCAAAGAATGTGGATATTACAGTAACCTTAACTGAGGAGAATATGCAGAAGACTGATGGTCATGACCCTCTGATATTATTCAAGCTGACGACAAACATTTGGACTAATAATATGCACTTATATAACAGTGATGGCAAGTTTACTTATTATGCAACCCCACTAAAGA TAGCCCAAGAATTCTACAAGGTCAGGTTTTCCCACTATGAAAAACGGAAG GAGGCAATTGTCAAGAGACTTATGATGCAGATAAAGCAACAAGAAAACAAAATTAAATTTATCAACGGTTTTCAGAGTGGTGAATACATACTAACTGGCAAGAAAAATGAAGATCAAATGTTGGAATTTCTTAAAGAGAATGGGATTTGA
- the LOC109755816 gene encoding DNA topoisomerase 2 isoform X1 — MAQDFVGTNNINLLQPKGQYGTRSKGRKHSAKSRYVSTGLSDMTEKVFPKEDEVHLNYLKQNGNEVEPEWYVPIVPMILINGCSGVGTGWKTSVPMYNPLDVANVMRQLINDPFLEKMWSPLVPWYRGFKGTIDRAERDDLFISSGVIQKVDNTFRITELPIGYTIAGYKKILQSMLNNKDKVDANKPGDIIIEKISVDGDAKNVDITVTLTEENMQKTDGHDPLILFKLTTNIWTNNMHLYNSDGKFTYYATPLKIAQEFYKVRFSHYEKRKVYMKLSCRIMLCSCFSLAVSCLNNGPVSEAIVKRLMMQIKQQENKIKFINGFQSGEYILTGKKNEDQMLEFLKENGI; from the exons ATGGCCCAAGACTTTGTGGGAACCAATAATATCAACCTTTTGCAGCCCAAGGGCCAATATGGCACAAGAAGCAAG GGCAGGAAACATTCCGCTAAGAGTAGGTATGTTTCCACGGGTTTGTCAGATATGACAGAGAAAGTGTTCCCAAAAGAAGATGAGGTCCATCTTAATTATTTGAAACAGAATGGAAATGAAGTGGAACCTGAGTG GTATGTTCCAATAGTACCTATGATCTTGATCAATGGATGTTCGGGCGTTGGTACTGGTTGGAAGACCTCTGTCCCGATGTATAATCCACTCGATGTTGCCAATGTTATGAGACAGTTAATAAATGATccttttttggaaaaaatgtggAGCCCATTGGTTCCTTGGTACAGGGGATTCAAG GGCACAATTGACAGGGCTGAGAGAGATGATTTATTTATCAGCAGTGGTGTTATACAAAAGGTTGATAATACATTTAGAATTACCGAGCTGCCTATTGGCTACACCATTGCAGGTTATAAAAAAATCCTTCAATCTATGTTGAACAATAAGGACAAGGTCGATGCAAATAAACCGGGCGACATAATAATTGAG AAAATATCTGTTGATGGAGATGCAAAGAATGTGGATATTACAGTAACCTTAACTGAGGAGAATATGCAGAAGACTGATGGTCATGACCCTCTGATATTATTCAAGCTGACGACAAACATTTGGACTAATAATATGCACTTATATAACAGTGATGGCAAGTTTACTTATTATGCAACCCCACTAAAGA TAGCCCAAGAATTCTACAAGGTCAGGTTTTCCCACTATGAAAAACGGAAGGTATATATGAAACTTAGTTGCAGAATCATGCTATGTTCCTGCTTCAGCCTTGCCGTCTCATGTTTAAACAATGGTCCTGTTAGT GAGGCAATTGTCAAGAGACTTATGATGCAGATAAAGCAACAAGAAAACAAAATTAAATTTATCAACGGTTTTCAGAGTGGTGAATACATACTAACTGGCAAGAAAAATGAAGATCAAATGTTGGAATTTCTTAAAGAGAATGGGATTTGA